CGTTTGAGCAGCAGGCCTATGGGCTGGAGCAGGACAGGGATGGATAGAATGTCACGTTTGAGAGCCTTCAGATTCAACGGTGGTAACAGGAATGATATTTTAGAGCTTATCAGACGTAATAGACGAGAAAAAAGAATTGAAGAAACTGTCAAAAAAGTTGCTGGCGGCGGCACATATCAAAGCAGCAGCCTAACCAGTGCTCTTGGTGAAAGAAAGCAAAACATTCCCGCCCTGAAAAAGGGGGAGAGAAACGCAATTTATCATCTTATGAAGGGGGCATCGAGATAATATTTTCATGGGGGGGAGTCCTCTTTTTATTCCCCAACCCACATTTACTTGACATCGTCAATAACATGCAATTTCTTGAAATTGTAATTTAAAAGTGTTAATATGGTCATGTGATATAGTACTGCAATGTGATTTATTTTACTCAGAATAACAATCTCGGGGGGGGCAGTCATTATCACTTACGTTAAAAAATGTCCAGAATGCGATGGTAAATCTTATTCAGTGGGCAAGAAAAACTGGGACTGTACTTACTGCGGTGAAGATTTAGATGAGGAGAAGTTATTTACCATAGGTGTCCTTGCCGGAGATGATGAGTGATCGATATTCAGCTATGATATTTTGTTCCGTCAAATATTTATGGATCTTCTTGTTATCAGCTGGTAGACATCGTATAAGATCAGGGAAAAATTTCATTGTGAACGAAGCTTTATATCTTACAGTACAACTAAATGAGTTTTTTACACACCTTACCTATTATAATGGTTCCGCGCCCGGAAACAACGTAAAAGAAGACATTTACCGGAACGGAGTGACGGGGTACTTCGTCTCCAGGACTTAAGTCCAGATTCATTATCTGGACGTCTTCATTTTTATGCAGCTTCTTCGCTATTACACCTCTCTTATTTGGTTTGCCCCCGATCTCATCCACCCTAGTAACTTCTATTATTTTTCCCTCCTGGGATAAATTTTTTCTGACTGAATCACAGCGCAATCATAAAATGAGATTGTTAAATTTTACATGACAACAAATAAAATTTTTGATATAATTATCTAAATGATCTTAAAATTTAATTTTTGCCGGGATGTGATAAAAATGAAAAAGTCAGCTTCTCAAAATCAAGAAATTAAAATACAGATGAGCGATTCTGCCCTCGATTATATAAATGAAAAAAATATCGAAGACCTGGCGATTTTGCTCAAGGTTGGAGGATGAAATGATCATCACACGCCCGTGGTACGGGCCAAAAAACCTTCCGAAAAAAATCTGGATCGCTTCATTCCTCAAAAATACGAAGATATAAATATTTTTATAGCCAAAAGTGTGCCGGAGGAAGTGCAGAATCTGTCCTTCAAAATCGATTTGAAAGGTTTTTGGCTGTTCAAAAAATTGAGCCTGAAGAAAGTGAGAAATTAAGCCGGCCTTATTGATTTCCATATTAATCCATTGCCCGAAAATAAAATTGCATTTGAAAAATTATTATGCTAATATTGCAATTAAAGATAGGGTTCAGATAATTTTTTATGAGGTGTCTTTTTATGGAAATCAAAGATGTGGTTTTAATAGAACCGGAATCTCCCGGTTATAACTTTTTTAGCTCAGTCCAGATGCCGCTTTTAGGCCTTCCTATTCTGGGAGCAATTTTGCAGCAGATGGGACTTAATGTGAAAATCTATTGTGAAAATTTCTCCTCTATCGACTGGAATAGAATAAAGCAGGCTGATATAATCGGCTTGACCGTTTTAACTCTCCTCGCTCCCCGGGCATATGAATTAGCTCAAAAAATCAAAGAAGTCAATCCCCGGGCAAAAATAATTATGGGCGGGGTCCATGTCAGCATGCTGCCGGAGGAAGCGCTAAATCATGGAGCCGATATTGTAGTGCGCGGCGAGGGCGAAAATATTATTAGAAATCTCATTCAGGCTCTGGCCGGAAAGAATGATATCGAAGACGTGGCCGGCATCTCCTACTGCAAAAATGGTAAAATCCATCACAATAAAGAAGCAGAAAAGCCGGTTGATCTGGGAAAAATTCCAGCTCCTGATTTCTCTCTTATTGAAAATTATAAAGAAATTCCCTATATCCCCTATCAAACCAGCCGCGGCTGCCCCCATAACTGTGAATTTTGCTCGGTGGTAGAAATGTTTGGCAGAAACGTAAGGGATCGCCCGCCCGCTCAGGTTATTAAGGATTTAAAATCCATAAAAAAAACCCCGGCCCAGAAAGATAAACATGTTTTCATTGTCGATGACAACTTCTCGGCCAACATTAAGCGGGCCAGGGATCTGCTGCAGAA
The nucleotide sequence above comes from Halarsenatibacter silvermanii. Encoded proteins:
- a CDS encoding B12-binding domain-containing radical SAM protein; this encodes MEIKDVVLIEPESPGYNFFSSVQMPLLGLPILGAILQQMGLNVKIYCENFSSIDWNRIKQADIIGLTVLTLLAPRAYELAQKIKEVNPRAKIIMGGVHVSMLPEEALNHGADIVVRGEGENIIRNLIQALAGKNDIEDVAGISYCKNGKIHHNKEAEKPVDLGKIPAPDFSLIENYKEIPYIPYQTSRGCPHNCEFCSVVEMFGRNVRDRPPAQVIKDLKSIKKTPAQKDKHVFIVDDNFSANIKRARDLLQKLSDSNLEMEWSTQEEVLVHKKEEILDLMAKTGCKRLHLGIESVNPDALEEYQKPQSRSDIYKAVEKIKKRDISVHGMFVLGADNDTARTIRETMQAAVNLDLETAQFFVLVPPPGTELFRRLKEEGRLLIEEMSDWKFFDGQHVVFEPNNLAPTALQKLQIKAFKKFYNLKQSLKWFTRKKFYKGAVNFYGIWALRRWLWENRGYLDELKDFN